The Phoenix dactylifera cultivar Barhee BC4 unplaced genomic scaffold, palm_55x_up_171113_PBpolish2nd_filt_p 000329F, whole genome shotgun sequence genome includes a window with the following:
- the LOC120105629 gene encoding tropomyosin-1, isoforms 33/34-like translates to MLPADRAEFRRASLEEIIDSTYCNTVRRIHEVDSLVFIAQSCQAETRRLSRQLEPAKKRVTELEAALAEAEARREATEAGRLAMVEVLEEERAAHSLTKSALRASEARLGEAQSEVAGLKYEAGVFRLKIEQLEAREKRALERAENAMELFKESEEFRDMLEEETVDGFLWGFDNFRKQMARICPQFDLSTVRPRMRFGYGPDDDDDDIPAALVSEEDLAEVEAEAAEPARAEAIPRETSEVVPAAPAEAPAVDPEPAPAADPEPAPTEDPQVIPVDDEGDANEAATS, encoded by the exons atgcttccagcggaccgggccgagtttcGGAGGGCGTCGCTGGAAGAGATCATCGACAGTACCTACTGTAATACTGTTCGG CGTATCCATGAAGTCGACTCCCTGGTGTTTATTGCCCAAAGTTGTCAGGCGGAGACTCGACGACTCAGCCGGcagttggagccggccaagaagagGGTCACTGAGCTGGAGGCCGCGCTGGCCGAAGCCGAAGCGCGAAGGGAAGCCACCGAGGCCGGGCGACTCGCCATGGTCGAGGTGCTCGAAGAGGAGAGGGCCGCCCATTCGTTGACGAAATCGGCCCTGCGTGCCTCGGAGGCGCGCCTGGGGGAGGCCCAGTCTGAGGTCGCGGGTCTGAAGTACGAGGCTGGGGTCTTCCGCCTCAAgatcgagcagctcgaggcccgGGAGAAGAGGGCGCTCGAGCGGGCCGAGAACGCCATGGAACTCTTCAAGGAGTCAGAAGAGTTCCGCGATATGTTAGAGGAGGAGACTGTGGACGGGTTCCTCTGGGGCTTTGACAACTTTCGGAAGCAGATGGCCCGGATATGCCCCCAGTTCGAcctctcgacggtccgtccgaggatgAGGTTCGGGTACGGccccgacgacgacgacgacgatatCCCCGCTGCCCTCGTGTCCGAGGAGGACCTTGCTGAGGTCGAAGCCGAGGCAGCTGAACCGGCGAGGGCGGAGGCCATACCTCGTGAAACCAGCGAGGTTGTTCCCGCGGCGCCAGCCGAGGCCCCCGCCGTAGACCCTGAGCCCGCGCCCGCTGCAGACCCTGAGCCCGCGCCTACTGAAGACCCGCAGGTCATTCCTGTAGACGACGAGGGTGATGCTAATGAAGCCGCCACCTCTTAG